The following coding sequences are from one Arcobacter nitrofigilis DSM 7299 window:
- the carA gene encoding glutamine-hydrolyzing carbamoyl-phosphate synthase small subunit, which translates to MQKVWIYLENGTFLEANSFGAKGTTVGEIVFNTSLTGYQEIITDPSYAGQFVTFTMPEIGNVGVNKNDMESSTAFCKGILVRNYHHEYSNYRGESDLCSLLKEHNVLGIKDIDTRYLTKMIRDEGAMMMIASTEISDKEELAKQLAASPRIEDINYIEEVSTKEPYIHKNGAWNHQLLSYNKAVMSDKKIVVIDFGVKRNILNELVESGLEVEVVPSSFNADELIARYEAKEIGGVFLSNGPGDPLTLVKEKEEVQKLIATDIPIIAICLGNQLLSIAHGFDTYKLKFGQHGGNHPVVNNGVVEITAQNHNYNVPDSIVKIAEVTHRNLFDDTIEGVRYNNKNIYSIQHHPEASPGPHDSKYIFKQFAEMVK; encoded by the coding sequence ATGCAAAAAGTATGGATATATTTAGAAAATGGGACATTTCTAGAAGCGAATTCTTTTGGTGCAAAAGGTACAACAGTTGGTGAAATTGTATTTAATACATCTCTAACAGGATACCAAGAAATAATCACAGATCCAAGTTATGCTGGACAATTTGTAACTTTTACTATGCCAGAAATTGGAAATGTAGGGGTAAATAAAAATGATATGGAAAGTAGTACAGCTTTTTGTAAAGGTATATTAGTAAGAAACTATCATCATGAATACTCTAATTATAGAGGAGAAAGTGATTTATGTTCTTTATTAAAAGAGCATAATGTTTTAGGTATTAAAGATATTGATACAAGATATTTAACAAAAATGATTAGAGATGAAGGTGCTATGATGATGATAGCATCAACTGAAATTTCTGACAAAGAAGAGTTAGCTAAACAATTAGCTGCAAGTCCTAGAATTGAAGATATTAATTATATAGAGGAAGTGAGTACAAAAGAGCCATATATACATAAAAATGGAGCTTGGAATCATCAACTTCTTTCTTACAATAAAGCTGTAATGAGTGATAAAAAAATAGTTGTTATAGACTTTGGTGTAAAAAGAAATATTTTAAATGAGTTAGTTGAATCAGGACTTGAAGTTGAAGTTGTACCTTCATCATTTAATGCTGATGAATTAATAGCTAGATATGAAGCAAAAGAGATTGGTGGAGTATTTTTATCAAATGGTCCAGGTGATCCTCTTACTTTAGTAAAAGAGAAAGAAGAAGTTCAAAAACTAATTGCTACAGATATACCTATTATTGCAATTTGTTTAGGAAATCAATTGCTTTCTATTGCACATGGTTTTGACACATATAAGTTAAAATTTGGACAACATGGTGGAAATCATCCTGTTGTAAATAATGGTGTAGTTGAAATAACTGCACAAAATCACAATTATAATGTTCCTGATAGTATTGTAAAAATTGCAGAAGTAACTCATAGAAACTTATTTGATGATACAATTGAAGGAGTTAGATATAATAATAAGAACATTTATTCGATTCAACATCACCCAGAAGCTAGTCCTGGGCCTCATGATTCTAAATACATCTTTAAACAATTTGCTGAAATGGTAAAGTAA
- a CDS encoding cyclic nucleotide-binding domain-containing protein, with amino-acid sequence MKTLENNTKDTNKKEIDAMKMLLKLSGKIPFFSILSKDEIEEIITEVQIITYKNKEIIFQEGETTRNYIYYLLKGRLYINRKKQIDSRSSVRIATIDKPALFGEMMRLTGEPRSATVESGESNTLVLAFRIKDFREQTSMSKFYKNVIMELSAKIVQMNKKHY; translated from the coding sequence ATGAAAACTCTAGAAAATAATACAAAAGATACTAACAAAAAAGAAATTGATGCAATGAAAATGCTACTTAAACTAAGTGGCAAAATACCATTTTTTTCTATTTTATCTAAGGATGAAATTGAAGAAATAATCACAGAAGTACAAATAATAACATACAAAAATAAAGAAATCATATTTCAAGAGGGTGAGACTACTAGAAATTATATATATTATTTACTAAAAGGTAGACTTTATATAAATAGAAAAAAGCAAATAGATTCAAGGTCAAGTGTTAGAATTGCTACCATTGATAAACCAGCGTTATTTGGTGAGATGATGAGACTGACAGGGGAACCTAGAAGTGCTACTGTTGAGTCAGGAGAGTCTAATACATTAGTTTTAGCCTTTAGAATTAAAGATTTTAGAGAACAAACTAGTATGTCAAAGTTTTATAAAAATGTTATTATGGAATTATCTGCAAAAATTGTGCAGATGAACAAAAAACACTATTAA
- a CDS encoding phosphatidylglycerophosphatase A family protein: MRKAFLTLFYSGLSPKAPGTVGSFVALIIGLFLLQFVHVSTLFLLSLLISAIAIKQINIYEKEVGMHDGKEIVIDELAGMWLALSICGITNENMFYLAPLAFLFFRLFDIWKPSVIGKIDRDVKGGWGVMGDDLVAGLAAGIASAGVYQLLIKFVL, translated from the coding sequence ATGAGAAAAGCTTTTTTAACTCTTTTTTATAGTGGCTTATCACCTAAAGCTCCAGGAACTGTTGGTAGCTTTGTTGCCCTAATTATAGGTCTATTTCTTTTGCAATTTGTTCATGTATCAACACTTTTTTTACTCTCACTTTTAATTTCAGCCATTGCAATAAAACAAATCAATATCTATGAAAAAGAAGTTGGTATGCATGATGGTAAAGAAATTGTCATCGATGAATTAGCTGGCATGTGGCTAGCACTCTCTATTTGTGGTATTACAAATGAAAATATGTTTTATCTTGCACCTTTAGCATTTCTGTTCTTTAGACTTTTTGATATTTGGAAACCATCAGTTATTGGTAAAATTGATAGAGATGTAAAAGGTGGTTGGGGAGTTATGGGTGATGATTTAGTTGCGGGATTGGCAGCTGGTATTGCTTCTGCTGGTGTATATCAACTCTTAATAAAATTTGTACTTTAA